One window from the genome of Cyprinus carpio isolate SPL01 chromosome B1, ASM1834038v1, whole genome shotgun sequence encodes:
- the LOC122136065 gene encoding caspase a-like: MASVNQSRRVMASVSEQLLADLDTDKLKRFKWRLKNYYSVSATDLEKADAPDTVDLMIKRFGPEVVVKITMDILRKMNQNHVAEELEKKHKQAQAESIIEDPAPAGAKLKPIKGKN, translated from the exons ATGGCGTCTGTGAATCAGAGCCGAAGGGTGATGGCATCTGTTTCAGAGCAGCTTCTGGCTGATCTAGACACAGATAAACTGAAGAGGTTTAAATGGCGCTTAAAGAATTATTACAGTGTTTCAGCCACTGATCTGGAGAAAGCAGATGCACCTGACACAGTGGATCTGATGATAAAGCGTTTTGGACCAGAAGTAGTTGTGAAGATCACCATGGACATCCTGAGGAAGATGAACCAGAACCATGTGGCTGAAGAGTTAGAGAAGAAACACAAGCAAG CTCAGGCTGAGAGCATTATTGAGGATCCTGCCCCAGCTGGAGCCAAATTAAAACCGATCAAAGGTAAAAACTGA